A stretch of Longimicrobium sp. DNA encodes these proteins:
- a CDS encoding DinB family protein, whose product MTADSLTGQLLDTWRIHNRINLYLLDAIAGDALADVGATKGRGVGKTFAHVHNVRLMWLKSAAPELLEGLEKLGDADAAPDRAMLRAALQASASAIETLLARGLEAEKIKGFKPHPAAFLGYLISHESHHRGQIMLALKANGHLPDRKVQYGMWEWGVR is encoded by the coding sequence ATGACTGCCGACTCCCTCACCGGGCAGCTGCTGGACACCTGGCGCATCCACAACCGCATCAACCTCTACCTGCTCGACGCCATCGCGGGCGACGCGCTGGCCGACGTCGGTGCGACGAAGGGGCGCGGCGTGGGGAAGACGTTCGCGCACGTGCACAACGTGCGGCTGATGTGGCTGAAGTCCGCCGCGCCCGAGCTGCTGGAAGGATTGGAGAAGCTGGGAGATGCCGATGCCGCGCCGGACCGGGCGATGCTGCGCGCCGCGCTCCAGGCGTCCGCATCCGCCATCGAGACGCTGCTGGCGCGGGGATTGGAGGCGGAGAAGATCAAGGGATTCAAGCCGCACCCGGCCGCGTTCCTGGGCTACCTGATCTCCCACGAATCCCACCACCGCGGCCAGATCATGCTCGCGCTGAAGGCGAACGGGCACCTGCCCGACAGGAAGGTGCAGTACGGGATGTGGGAGTGGGGCGTGCGGTGA
- a CDS encoding zinc-dependent alcohol dehydrogenase, producing MKALLWHGKQDIRCETVPDPVIEEPTDAIVRITSTAICGSDLHLYDGYVPFMKPGDIMGHEPMGIVEEVGSAVTNLKRGDRVVIPFTICCGSCWFCQKGLWSCCDTTNRKPEIAQKLMGHAPAGLFGYSALTGEYPGGQAQFLRVPHANVICLKIENSLPDEQVLFLSDVFPTGWMAAENADIEPGETVAVWGCGPVGQFSIQSAWMMGAGRVIAIDRVPERLRMAQEHGRADVIDMSEGHVYDRIQEMTNGRGADRCIDAVGAEAHAFGSVDSMMDAVKVMLLQETDRPHVLREAIMCCRKGGTISMPGVYVGLGDKIPLGAFMNKGLTLKTGQTHMLRYMEPLLRRIEGGEIDPSFIITHVLPIDEGPNAYKTFREKQDGCIKVVLKPWDEPRAQA from the coding sequence ATGAAGGCGCTGCTCTGGCACGGCAAGCAGGACATTCGGTGCGAGACCGTTCCCGATCCGGTGATCGAGGAGCCCACGGACGCGATCGTCCGCATCACCTCGACGGCGATCTGCGGGAGCGACCTGCACCTGTACGACGGCTACGTTCCCTTCATGAAGCCCGGCGACATCATGGGGCACGAGCCCATGGGGATCGTGGAGGAGGTGGGGAGCGCGGTCACCAACCTGAAGCGCGGCGACCGCGTGGTCATCCCCTTCACCATCTGCTGCGGGAGCTGCTGGTTCTGCCAGAAGGGGCTGTGGAGCTGCTGCGACACCACCAACCGCAAGCCCGAGATCGCCCAGAAGCTGATGGGGCACGCGCCGGCGGGGCTGTTCGGCTACTCGGCGCTCACCGGCGAGTATCCCGGCGGGCAGGCGCAGTTTCTTCGCGTGCCGCACGCCAACGTCATCTGCCTGAAGATCGAGAACTCGCTCCCCGACGAGCAGGTGCTCTTCCTCTCCGACGTCTTTCCCACCGGGTGGATGGCGGCCGAGAACGCCGACATCGAGCCGGGCGAGACGGTGGCGGTGTGGGGATGCGGGCCGGTGGGGCAGTTCTCCATCCAGAGCGCGTGGATGATGGGCGCCGGCCGCGTGATCGCCATCGACCGCGTGCCCGAGCGGCTCAGGATGGCGCAGGAGCACGGCCGCGCCGACGTCATCGACATGAGCGAGGGGCACGTCTACGACAGGATCCAGGAGATGACGAACGGCCGCGGCGCCGACCGCTGCATCGACGCGGTGGGCGCCGAGGCGCACGCGTTCGGCAGCGTGGACAGCATGATGGACGCGGTGAAGGTGATGCTGCTGCAGGAGACCGACCGCCCGCACGTGCTGCGCGAGGCCATCATGTGCTGCCGGAAGGGGGGCACCATCTCCATGCCCGGCGTGTACGTGGGGCTGGGCGACAAGATCCCGCTGGGCGCGTTCATGAACAAGGGGCTCACCCTCAAGACCGGCCAGACGCACATGCTGCGCTACATGGAGCCGCTGCTGCGCCGCATCGAGGGGGGCGAGATCGACCCGTCGTTCATCATCACCCACGTGCTGCCGATCGACGAGGGCCCGAACGCGTACAAGACCTTCCGCGAGAAGCAGGACGGCTGCATCAAGGTGGTGCTGAAGCCCTGGGACGAGCCGCGCGCGCAGGCCTGA
- the fadI gene encoding acetyl-CoA C-acyltransferase FadI, with amino-acid sequence MNRIGRRVAIVEGCRTPFARSGTDFKDMTSTELGKIAVRELIARAELDVNEIDHVIFGTVVQSVKEPNIAREVTLGAGIPPSVPSFTVGRACASSNQAITSGAEQIALGLADVVIAGGSESLTDIPILFSPEMRNALVRASKARSLGERLKAFATIRPKSLIPVTPAIAEPTTGLTMGESAEKMAQENGISREEQDKWALRSHQLAAAATADGRLTAEIAAAYIPPKYEKVVTSDNGIRSDTSLEKLASLKPVFDRRYGTVTAGNASPLTDGGSAVLLMSEEKAKALGYKPLGYIRSYAYASLSPADQLLQGPVYACPVALDRAGLTMQDIDLMEVHEAFAAQVLSNFQWFTSDKIAKERLGRDRAVGLPDEDRINVMGGSIAIGHPFGATGGRITITLLNELRRRGKQFGLISVCAAGAMGFVMVVETE; translated from the coding sequence ATGAACCGCATCGGGCGCAGGGTGGCCATCGTGGAGGGGTGCCGGACGCCGTTCGCCCGGAGCGGCACCGACTTCAAGGACATGACCTCCACCGAGCTGGGGAAGATCGCCGTCCGCGAGCTGATCGCCCGGGCCGAGCTGGACGTGAACGAGATCGACCACGTGATCTTCGGCACGGTGGTGCAGTCGGTGAAGGAGCCCAACATCGCCCGCGAGGTCACGCTGGGCGCCGGGATCCCGCCGTCCGTCCCGTCGTTCACCGTGGGCCGGGCGTGCGCGTCGAGCAACCAGGCCATCACCAGCGGCGCCGAGCAGATCGCGCTGGGGCTGGCCGACGTGGTGATCGCCGGCGGCTCCGAGAGCCTCACCGATATCCCCATCCTCTTCTCGCCCGAGATGCGCAACGCCCTCGTCCGCGCCTCCAAGGCGCGCAGCCTGGGCGAGCGGCTGAAGGCGTTCGCCACCATCCGCCCGAAGAGCCTGATCCCCGTCACCCCCGCCATCGCCGAGCCCACCACCGGGCTGACGATGGGCGAATCGGCGGAGAAGATGGCGCAGGAGAACGGCATCTCCCGCGAGGAGCAGGACAAATGGGCGCTGCGCTCGCACCAGCTTGCCGCCGCGGCCACCGCCGACGGGCGGCTGACGGCGGAGATCGCCGCGGCGTACATCCCCCCGAAGTACGAGAAGGTGGTCACCAGCGACAACGGCATCCGCTCCGACACCTCGCTGGAGAAGCTGGCCTCGCTGAAGCCCGTCTTCGACCGCAGGTACGGCACGGTCACCGCCGGCAACGCCAGCCCGCTGACCGACGGCGGGAGCGCGGTGCTGCTCATGAGCGAGGAGAAGGCGAAGGCGCTGGGATACAAGCCGCTGGGCTACATCCGCAGCTACGCCTACGCCTCGCTCTCGCCCGCCGACCAGCTGCTGCAGGGGCCGGTGTACGCCTGCCCGGTCGCGCTCGACCGCGCGGGGCTGACGATGCAGGACATCGACCTGATGGAGGTGCACGAGGCGTTCGCCGCGCAGGTGCTCTCCAACTTCCAGTGGTTCACCAGCGACAAGATCGCGAAGGAGCGGCTGGGGCGGGACAGGGCGGTGGGGCTGCCGGACGAGGACCGCATCAACGTGATGGGCGGCTCCATCGCCATCGGCCACCCCTTCGGCGCCACCGGCGGGCGCATCACCATCACCCTGCTGAACGAGCTGCGCCGCCGCGGCAAGCAGTTCGGCCTCATCTCCGTCTGCGCGGCCGGGGCGATGGGGTTCGTGATGGTGGTGGAGACTGAGTAG
- a CDS encoding GNAT family N-acetyltransferase, which yields MSQRIMHGDIVVRRLDGPPEPGFDCGHEEQNTFLYRYAWTDQQQQLSVTYRYYVHGIFAGFAALAMDGLALSFRERGVHIRYETVGALKLGQLGVDRRFQGRGLGEVIVADVATLAREFALQVGCRYIAIDARPGLERWYEALSFKRNKLMQERLRQFAMEKNRDPDRLATSMRFDIRS from the coding sequence ATGAGCCAGCGAATCATGCACGGAGACATCGTGGTCCGGAGGCTCGACGGTCCACCCGAGCCGGGTTTCGACTGTGGCCATGAGGAGCAGAACACATTCTTGTACAGGTACGCCTGGACTGACCAGCAGCAGCAACTCTCCGTCACGTACCGCTACTATGTTCACGGGATTTTCGCCGGCTTCGCGGCGCTGGCGATGGATGGGCTGGCACTGTCCTTTCGCGAGCGCGGGGTGCACATCCGTTATGAAACAGTCGGCGCCCTCAAGCTTGGGCAACTCGGCGTGGACAGGCGATTCCAGGGTCGCGGGCTTGGCGAGGTGATCGTAGCCGATGTAGCCACACTGGCGCGCGAATTCGCCCTCCAGGTGGGTTGCCGCTATATCGCCATCGACGCCAGGCCCGGGCTGGAACGCTGGTACGAGGCCTTGTCATTCAAGCGAAACAAGCTGATGCAGGAGCGGCTGCGCCAGTTCGCGATGGAGAAGAACCGCGATCCGGACCGGCTCGCAACGAGCATGCGTTTTGACATCCGCTCATAG
- the ileS gene encoding isoleucine--tRNA ligase, with amino-acid sequence MTETKKLDAELETAPDMVALEHGVLAHWEERGCFDQLREKNAHGPVFRFLDGPITANNPMGVHHAWGRTLKDVFLRYKALQGFVCNWQNGFDAQGLWVEVEVEKELGFASKRDIEAYGIAEFVRRCKERVAKYAGIQARQSIRLGQWMDWSNSYFTNTDTNIQGIWHFLRTCHENGWIHRMRMPLTWCPRCGTSLSEHEAAGSHRELTHTAIFAKATLQDGRRALVWTTTPWTLPANVALAVNPASIYCEVHAGGSDEVLVVGEEALPFVRAKDVHILRTFPGAELVGLEYETFFPDTDAQRGVPHRVVAWSDVDPHEGTGIVHIAPGCGAEDFELGKTEGLPTILPIDESGRYVDGFAWLTGMSTAEAAQPIVDALSEAGKLFKAEPHTHSYPVCWRCKTETVFRLSEEWFIRSDSVRPRMLAAAEAVRWEPEHVGKRMADWLTNMGDWNISRKRFYGMPLPFYPCAECGEVTVIGSKAELLERAVNPDADLPSLHRPWVDEIRISCPRCSQPVSRVTEVGDVWLDAGIVPFSTLGYFDDRERFQKFYPAEWITEMREQVRLWFYSMLYMSVTLLDRAPYDRVLSYESVVSEDRRKFSKTGYMIAFEDAAEEMGVDVMRYLFARANVGSSVRFGYNLGDEVRRQLLGLWNAFVFFNTYAALDKPDLAGFRPDFERLTTVDHWLLARTNAYKRAVATAYDSFDTPSVVREFELYIDDLSNWYIRVNRRRFWRGEDSADKRTAYWCLLRALRVALQTMAPVIPFVTDALWQKVVRRYDASVADVESVHLAGWPKDFPVHEGAEIVLKDTAVAREAIALALRLRNEHGLKVRQPLLRMDVVASGDDLGAVERMREVIADQVNVKEVVPLRSQEELEVPFLTLDFGVAGPTLKGAVKELKALLAEMRPDDMLAAVEMYDREQPVALPGWHEPLPHRVFQRKTQPREGVLVASGETMTVALDTELPPWLVEEGMVRDLIRQVQVMRKDAGFRVEERIALGIVGADETVARAVDAHRDFIMEQTLARELTAEMDHADYSGEAQVGESTLTLALRRLG; translated from the coding sequence ATGACCGAGACGAAGAAGCTGGACGCAGAGCTGGAGACCGCGCCCGACATGGTGGCGCTGGAGCACGGCGTTCTCGCCCACTGGGAGGAGCGCGGGTGCTTCGACCAGCTGCGCGAGAAGAACGCCCACGGGCCGGTGTTCCGCTTCCTGGACGGCCCCATCACCGCCAACAACCCCATGGGCGTGCACCACGCCTGGGGGCGCACGCTGAAGGACGTTTTCCTCCGCTACAAGGCGCTGCAGGGCTTCGTCTGCAACTGGCAGAACGGCTTCGACGCGCAGGGGCTGTGGGTGGAGGTGGAGGTGGAGAAGGAGCTGGGCTTCGCCAGCAAGCGCGACATCGAGGCGTACGGCATCGCCGAGTTCGTGCGGCGCTGCAAGGAGCGCGTGGCCAAGTACGCCGGCATCCAGGCCCGGCAGTCCATCCGTCTGGGGCAGTGGATGGACTGGAGCAACTCGTACTTCACCAACACCGACACCAACATCCAGGGGATCTGGCACTTCCTGCGGACCTGCCACGAGAACGGCTGGATCCACCGGATGCGCATGCCGCTGACCTGGTGCCCGCGCTGCGGCACCAGCCTGAGCGAGCACGAGGCCGCCGGCAGCCACCGCGAGCTGACGCACACCGCCATCTTCGCCAAGGCCACGCTGCAGGACGGCCGCCGCGCGCTGGTTTGGACCACCACGCCGTGGACCCTTCCCGCCAACGTCGCCCTCGCCGTCAATCCGGCCTCCATCTACTGCGAGGTGCACGCGGGCGGGAGCGACGAGGTGCTGGTGGTGGGCGAGGAGGCGCTGCCCTTCGTCCGCGCGAAGGACGTGCACATCCTGCGCACCTTTCCCGGCGCGGAGCTGGTCGGGCTGGAGTACGAGACCTTCTTCCCCGACACCGACGCCCAGCGCGGCGTCCCCCACCGTGTCGTCGCGTGGAGCGACGTGGACCCGCACGAGGGGACGGGGATCGTGCACATCGCGCCCGGGTGCGGCGCGGAGGACTTCGAGCTGGGGAAGACGGAGGGGCTGCCCACCATCCTTCCCATCGACGAGTCCGGCCGCTACGTGGACGGGTTCGCCTGGCTGACGGGGATGAGCACCGCCGAGGCGGCCCAGCCGATCGTGGACGCGCTGAGTGAGGCGGGGAAGCTGTTCAAGGCCGAGCCGCACACGCACAGCTATCCGGTCTGCTGGCGGTGCAAGACGGAGACGGTGTTCCGCCTCAGCGAGGAGTGGTTCATCCGCTCCGACTCGGTGCGTCCGCGGATGCTGGCCGCCGCCGAGGCCGTGCGCTGGGAGCCCGAGCACGTGGGCAAGCGCATGGCCGACTGGCTGACCAACATGGGCGACTGGAACATCTCCCGGAAGCGCTTCTACGGGATGCCGCTCCCCTTCTATCCCTGCGCCGAATGCGGGGAGGTGACGGTGATCGGCTCCAAGGCGGAGCTGCTGGAGCGGGCGGTGAACCCGGACGCCGACCTCCCCTCGCTGCACCGGCCGTGGGTGGACGAGATCCGCATCTCCTGCCCCCGCTGCTCGCAGCCCGTCTCGCGGGTGACGGAGGTGGGCGACGTGTGGCTGGACGCGGGGATCGTCCCCTTCTCCACCCTGGGGTACTTCGACGACCGCGAGCGCTTCCAGAAGTTCTATCCGGCGGAGTGGATCACGGAGATGCGCGAGCAGGTGCGCCTGTGGTTCTACTCCATGCTGTACATGAGCGTCACCCTCCTCGACCGCGCGCCGTACGACCGCGTGCTGTCGTACGAGTCGGTGGTGAGCGAGGACCGGCGCAAGTTCTCGAAGACGGGCTACATGATCGCCTTCGAGGACGCGGCCGAGGAGATGGGGGTGGACGTGATGCGCTACCTGTTCGCCCGCGCCAACGTGGGGAGCAGCGTGCGCTTCGGCTACAACCTGGGCGACGAGGTGCGGCGGCAGCTGCTGGGGCTGTGGAACGCCTTCGTCTTCTTCAACACCTACGCGGCGCTCGACAAGCCGGACCTGGCCGGCTTCCGCCCCGACTTCGAGCGGCTGACGACGGTGGACCACTGGCTGCTGGCGCGCACCAACGCCTACAAGCGCGCGGTGGCGACGGCGTACGACTCGTTCGACACGCCGTCCGTGGTGCGCGAGTTCGAGCTGTATATCGACGACCTGTCGAACTGGTACATCCGCGTGAACCGGCGCCGCTTCTGGCGCGGCGAGGACAGCGCGGACAAGCGCACCGCGTACTGGTGCCTGCTGCGCGCGCTGCGGGTGGCGCTGCAGACCATGGCGCCCGTCATCCCCTTCGTGACCGACGCGCTCTGGCAGAAGGTGGTGCGGCGCTACGACGCGTCGGTCGCCGACGTGGAGTCGGTCCATCTCGCGGGGTGGCCCAAGGACTTCCCGGTGCACGAAGGCGCGGAGATCGTGCTGAAGGACACCGCCGTCGCCCGCGAGGCCATCGCCCTGGCGCTCCGGCTGCGCAACGAGCACGGGCTGAAGGTGCGCCAGCCGCTGCTGCGCATGGACGTGGTCGCGAGCGGCGACGACCTGGGCGCGGTGGAGCGGATGCGCGAGGTGATTGCCGACCAGGTGAACGTGAAGGAGGTGGTGCCGCTCCGCAGCCAGGAGGAGCTGGAGGTGCCGTTCCTGACCCTGGACTTCGGCGTGGCCGGGCCGACGCTGAAGGGGGCGGTGAAGGAGCTGAAGGCGCTGCTGGCCGAGATGCGCCCCGACGACATGCTTGCGGCGGTGGAGATGTACGACCGGGAGCAGCCCGTGGCCCTTCCCGGCTGGCACGAGCCGCTGCCGCACCGGGTCTTCCAGCGCAAGACGCAGCCGCGCGAGGGGGTTCTCGTGGCGTCGGGGGAGACGATGACGGTGGCGCTGGACACCGAGCTGCCGCCCTGGCTGGTGGAGGAGGGGATGGTGCGCGACCTGATCCGCCAGGTTCAGGTGATGCGCAAGGACGCCGGCTTCCGCGTGGAGGAGCGCATCGCGCTGGGCATCGTGGGCGCGGACGAGACGGTGGCCCGCGCGGTGGACGCGCACCGCGACTTCATCATGGAGCAGACGCTGGCGCGCGAGCTGACCGCGGAGATGGACCACGCCGACTACAGCGGCGAGGCCCAGGTCGGCGAATCGACCCTCACCCTCGCCCTCCGCCGCCTCGGCTGA
- a CDS encoding type II toxin-antitoxin system HicB family antitoxin: MNYRGYTARYDIDEDDRVLVGRIDGIRDVVTFEGDTFNQLEEEFHRSVDEYIRYCREQGAEPERPYSGTFLIRTTPARHAAVAKRAREENTSLNSWVIAALDRALERTPDEEVVSAFEKR; this comes from the coding sequence ATGAACTACCGCGGGTACACGGCTCGCTACGACATCGACGAAGACGACCGCGTCCTGGTCGGCAGGATCGACGGCATTCGCGACGTGGTGACGTTCGAGGGGGATACGTTCAACCAACTGGAGGAGGAGTTCCACCGGTCGGTTGACGAGTATATCCGCTATTGCCGCGAGCAGGGCGCGGAACCCGAGCGTCCGTACTCGGGCACCTTCCTGATCCGGACCACCCCCGCTCGTCATGCCGCCGTGGCGAAACGGGCCCGCGAAGAGAATACGAGCCTCAACAGCTGGGTGATCGCCGCGCTCGACAGAGCCCTGGAACGAACACCGGACGAGGAAGTGGTCAGCGCGTTCGAGAAGCGCTGA
- a CDS encoding LrgB family protein, which produces MAERIGWSVFAIAITIAAYEAARRLYARFRHPLLNPLLVAICALILLLRGLGISFGEYDRGGRLISFWLGPAVVALGVPLYLQVGEIVRRGRAMLVSILVGGVVGIVSATATALLLGAPRQVVLSVAPRSVTTPIAMGVAQKLGGLPPLTAVLVISTGVLGAVAGPAILRLAGVRSHTAWGLAMGSAAHGIGTARAVEEGEVEGATSGLAIGLMGLATAVLAPMLVPLLLRIFGAR; this is translated from the coding sequence GTGGCTGAGCGCATCGGCTGGTCCGTCTTCGCGATCGCGATCACCATCGCCGCGTACGAGGCGGCGCGGCGGCTGTACGCGCGCTTCCGGCATCCGCTGCTGAACCCGCTGCTCGTCGCCATCTGCGCGTTGATCCTGCTGTTGCGGGGACTGGGGATCTCGTTCGGCGAGTACGATCGCGGCGGGCGGCTCATCTCCTTCTGGCTGGGCCCGGCCGTGGTCGCGCTCGGCGTCCCCCTCTACCTGCAGGTGGGCGAGATCGTGCGCCGCGGCCGGGCGATGCTGGTCTCCATCCTCGTTGGCGGCGTGGTGGGAATCGTGAGCGCGACGGCGACGGCGCTGCTGCTGGGCGCGCCGCGGCAGGTGGTCCTCTCCGTGGCCCCGCGCTCGGTGACCACGCCGATCGCGATGGGCGTGGCGCAGAAGCTGGGCGGGCTGCCGCCGCTGACCGCGGTGCTGGTGATCTCCACCGGCGTCCTCGGCGCCGTGGCCGGCCCGGCCATCCTGCGCCTGGCGGGCGTCCGCAGCCACACGGCGTGGGGGCTGGCGATGGGCTCGGCGGCGCACGGCATCGGCACCGCGCGCGCGGTGGAGGAGGGCGAGGTCGAGGGCGCCACCAGCGGCCTCGCCATCGGGCTGATGGGGCTGGCGACGGCGGTGCTGGCGCCGATGCTCGTCCCCCTGCTCCTGCGCATCTTCGGCGCGCGGTGA
- a CDS encoding TMEM175 family protein, whose protein sequence is MLRQHLVQNAVRGDDSGFRWRGTEVSRLEALSDAVFGFAITLLVVSLEPPRTFDQLMVAVRGFFTFAACFALLFMVWLNQYRWFRRYGLEDAATVWLNAILLFVIVFFVYPLKFVFGLVVGKMMGGQGNLARLADGTVVPIFTAERQGVTMMLIFGGGYMAVFLIFALMYGHAWRRRDALRLDELERYETRDNIRETLMHAGIGVLSVALSLRFGSLEGGLTYMLVAPVMTAHGFISGAGRRRLVARLAREHADADTAPPREPQTAPM, encoded by the coding sequence ATGCTTCGCCAGCACCTGGTCCAGAACGCCGTGCGCGGCGACGACAGCGGGTTCCGCTGGCGCGGCACCGAGGTGTCGCGGCTGGAGGCGCTTTCCGACGCGGTGTTCGGCTTCGCCATCACCCTGCTGGTGGTGTCGCTGGAGCCGCCGCGCACCTTCGATCAGCTGATGGTGGCGGTGCGCGGCTTCTTCACCTTCGCCGCGTGCTTCGCGCTGCTGTTCATGGTGTGGCTGAACCAGTACCGCTGGTTCCGGCGCTACGGGCTGGAGGACGCGGCCACGGTGTGGCTGAACGCCATCCTCCTGTTCGTCATCGTCTTCTTCGTGTATCCGCTGAAGTTCGTGTTCGGGCTGGTGGTGGGGAAGATGATGGGCGGGCAGGGAAACCTGGCGCGGCTCGCGGACGGCACGGTGGTCCCCATCTTCACCGCCGAGCGGCAGGGGGTCACGATGATGCTGATCTTCGGCGGGGGCTACATGGCGGTGTTCCTGATCTTCGCACTGATGTACGGCCACGCCTGGCGCAGGCGCGACGCGCTGCGGCTCGACGAGCTGGAGCGGTACGAGACGCGCGACAACATCCGCGAAACGCTGATGCACGCGGGGATCGGCGTGCTGTCGGTGGCCCTGTCGCTGCGGTTCGGCTCGCTGGAGGGCGGGCTGACGTACATGCTGGTCGCGCCGGTGATGACGGCGCACGGCTTCATCTCCGGCGCCGGCCGCCGCCGCCTGGTCGCGCGCCTCGCCCGCGAGCATGCAGATGCGGATACGGCGCCGCCGCGCGAGCCGCAGACCGCGCCGATGTAG
- a CDS encoding CidA/LrgA family protein, which yields MINRTKMLEIARGIAILLAFLYLGDAVSALLHLPLPGSVVGMVLLAVSLQRKWLPFEWVRPAAHLLIRHMSLLYIPPGVGVMVYFGLIRREWLPLAAAGVVGMVAVLLAVGVLQQRLERRG from the coding sequence ATGATCAATCGCACGAAGATGCTCGAAATCGCCAGGGGGATCGCCATCCTCCTGGCGTTCCTCTACCTGGGCGACGCGGTCTCGGCGCTTCTCCATCTCCCGCTGCCGGGGAGCGTGGTGGGGATGGTGCTGCTCGCCGTCTCGCTGCAGCGGAAGTGGCTCCCGTTCGAGTGGGTGCGGCCCGCGGCGCACCTGCTGATCCGCCACATGTCGCTGCTGTACATCCCGCCCGGCGTGGGGGTGATGGTGTACTTCGGGCTGATCCGGCGCGAGTGGCTGCCGCTCGCCGCCGCGGGGGTGGTGGGGATGGTGGCGGTGCTGCTGGCGGTCGGCGTCCTGCAGCAGCGGCTGGAGCGGCGTGGCTGA
- a CDS encoding glycosyltransferase family 4 protein produces the protein MICILHGYLLEGSGSNLWTRSVVESLCRNGETVHLMAQENHPDRYPFITEARRYAPDGTVETFYRADGTGYAGQCILHKPVLGDTLPVYVWDRYEEFPRVVPMVDLPDDEIEAYVETNVRALTRIVRENGVTAIHANHAVLMSVVAQRVCAAEGIPFSIMPHGSALEYAVKRDARFLRLATDAFAAADRIFVHGDEMRARVHDVFAGIPGLDAKMVDLHLGVDTSQFEPVPRAGREAKALQLRDALVGVPRGRTPEQTAAMLAGLRGDLAGPALEAALGAGRGFASKSPDAGLEEKLDTVDWEHGRTLLYVGRLISAKGVQEVVAALPLILERAPEMRLLLVGHGPLREPLEAMLWALEHGERALFAETVARGRALEGDPEGEGGGHELTKVARFVEDLEARGELDAYFEAGRRNVRSDRVIFTGYLTHRELRHLFPCCDAAVFPSVVKEAGPLVFLEALASGAFPLGTYFGGMKASIDSVAEVLPPEVAEVMKLDPAPAHTVADIVHHVPLALEAGERYKEALFRVARDRYDWSSVSRTLSDELSSLSATDTGKQTSS, from the coding sequence ATGATCTGCATCCTGCACGGGTACCTGCTCGAAGGCTCCGGAAGCAACCTGTGGACGCGCTCGGTGGTCGAGTCGCTGTGCCGCAACGGCGAGACGGTGCACCTGATGGCGCAGGAGAACCATCCCGATCGCTACCCCTTCATCACCGAGGCGCGCCGCTACGCGCCCGACGGCACGGTGGAGACCTTTTACCGCGCGGATGGGACCGGATACGCGGGGCAATGCATCCTGCACAAGCCGGTGCTGGGAGACACGCTGCCGGTGTACGTGTGGGACCGCTACGAGGAGTTCCCGCGCGTGGTGCCCATGGTGGACCTGCCCGACGACGAGATCGAGGCGTACGTGGAGACCAACGTCCGCGCGCTCACCCGCATCGTGCGCGAGAACGGCGTCACCGCCATCCACGCCAACCACGCGGTGCTGATGTCGGTGGTGGCGCAGCGGGTGTGCGCGGCGGAGGGGATCCCGTTCAGCATCATGCCGCACGGCTCTGCGCTGGAGTACGCGGTGAAGCGCGACGCTCGCTTCCTGCGCCTGGCGACGGATGCGTTCGCGGCTGCGGACCGCATCTTCGTGCACGGCGACGAGATGCGCGCGCGGGTGCACGACGTGTTCGCCGGCATCCCGGGGCTGGACGCGAAGATGGTGGACCTGCACCTGGGGGTGGACACCAGCCAGTTCGAGCCCGTGCCCCGCGCCGGCCGCGAGGCGAAGGCCCTGCAGCTGCGCGACGCGCTGGTCGGCGTCCCGCGCGGCCGCACGCCGGAGCAGACGGCGGCCATGCTCGCCGGGCTGCGGGGCGACCTGGCCGGCCCGGCGCTGGAGGCGGCGCTCGGCGCCGGCCGCGGCTTCGCGTCGAAGTCCCCCGACGCGGGGCTGGAGGAGAAGCTCGACACGGTGGATTGGGAGCACGGGCGCACCCTGCTCTACGTCGGCCGCCTGATCTCCGCCAAGGGCGTGCAGGAGGTGGTGGCCGCGCTGCCGCTGATCCTGGAGCGCGCGCCGGAGATGCGCCTGCTGCTCGTCGGCCACGGCCCCCTGCGCGAGCCGCTGGAGGCCATGCTGTGGGCGCTGGAGCACGGCGAGCGCGCGCTGTTCGCCGAGACCGTGGCCCGCGGGCGGGCGCTGGAGGGCGACCCCGAGGGCGAGGGCGGCGGGCACGAGCTGACCAAGGTGGCGCGCTTCGTGGAAGACCTGGAGGCGCGCGGCGAGCTGGACGCGTACTTCGAGGCGGGACGGCGGAACGTGCGGTCGGACCGGGTGATCTTCACCGGCTACCTGACGCACCGCGAGCTGCGCCACCTCTTCCCGTGCTGCGACGCGGCGGTCTTCCCGTCGGTGGTGAAGGAGGCGGGGCCGCTGGTGTTCCTGGAGGCGCTGGCCAGCGGCGCGTTTCCGCTGGGCACCTACTTCGGCGGGATGAAGGCCAGCATCGACTCGGTGGCCGAGGTGCTGCCGCCCGAGGTGGCCGAGGTGATGAAGCTGGACCCCGCGCCGGCGCACACCGTGGCCGACATCGTCCACCACGTGCCGCTGGCGCTGGAGGCCGGCGAGCGCTACAAGGAAGCGCTCTTCCGCGTCGCCCGCGACCGCTACGACTGGTCCAGTGTGTCGCGCACCCTGTCGGACGAGCTGAGCTCGCTGTCGGCAACCGACACTGGAAAGCAGACGTCATCCTGA